Proteins from one Cicer arietinum cultivar CDC Frontier isolate Library 1 chromosome 3, Cicar.CDCFrontier_v2.0, whole genome shotgun sequence genomic window:
- the LOC101490360 gene encoding E3 ubiquitin-protein ligase PRT1-like, whose protein sequence is MENTASKNRNFGDNEHEDVPDSFCCCVCLDLLYKPIVLSCGHICCFWCVYKSMNCLRESQCPICRHQYYHFPTVCQTLHFLLLKIYSVAYNRRSNQTLEEEKKSGFYSPQFDPDTCESQAKFGHSCSPSFSSMINLVPNSCNVGTSECTDQLMSIAHEGESETNVTPVEGKTLPQDKLNIQQKISVADVMCTMCKQLLFHPVVLNCGHVYCETCVYKLVDDEMLRCQVCQSPHPREFPKVCLEFDQFLEEQFPEEYARRRDTIDLKDIKVKPEIPCSLDNDNKEESREWWSDPDSKVHIGVGCDFCGMFPITGDRYRCVDCKEKMGFDLCGDCYDTRSKLPGRFNQQHTSDHSFKLIKPDAIRRIILSLVSGRLGDSSIDSESFRNIEFAAEASRLFDDGEDNQNDPEATN, encoded by the exons ATGGAGAACACCGCATCCAAAAACCGAAACTTTGGAGACAATGAACATGAAGACGTCCCTGATTCCTTTTGTTGTTGCGTTTGTCT GGATCTATTATACAAGCCCATTGTGCTAT CTTGTGGCCACATATGCTGTTTTTGGTGTGTCTATAAATCAATGAATTGTCTGCGCGAGTCTCAATGTCCAATATGTAGGCATCAATATTATCACTTCCCAACAGTTTGCCAAACGCTTCATTTTTTGCTTCTTAAGATCTATTCAGTTGCGTACAATAGAAGGAGCAATCAAACTCTTG AGGAAGAGAAGAAGTCGGGCTTCTATTCCCCTCAATTTGATCCGGATACATGTGAATCACAAGCTAAATTTGGTCATTCATGTAGCCCTTCTTTCTCCTCTATGATAAATCTTGTGCCTAATTCCTGCAATGTGGGAACTTCTGAATGTACGGATCAACTAATGTCTATTGCCCATGAGGGAGAATCTGAAACCAATGTGACTCCAGTTGAAGGAAAAACATTGCCTCAGGATAAACTTAATATACAACAGAAAATATCAGTTGCAGATGTGATGTGTACAATGTGCAAACAACTGCTTTTTCATCCCGTAGTTCTTAATTGTGGTCATG TATACTGTGAAACTTGTGTCTACAAGTTAGTTGATGATGAGATGCTTAGATGTCAAGTTTGTCAAAGTCCACATCCAAGAGAATTTCCGAAAGTGTGTTTGGAGTTTGATCAGTTTTTGGAGGAACAATTTCCTGAAGAATATGCACGGCGAAGGGATACTATTGATTTAAAGGATATCAAAGTCAAACCAGAGATTCCTT GTTCATTGGATAACGATAACAAAGAAGAAAGTAGAGAATGGTGGTCTGATCCTGACTCAAAAGTTCACATTGGAGTTGGTTGTGATTTTTGTGGG ATGTTTCCTATCACTGGAGATAGATATAGATGCGTCGACTGCAAGGAGAAAATGGGTTTTGATCTTTGTGGGGATTGCTACGACACTCGCTCCAAACTTCCTGGCCGATTTAATCAACAACACACCTCAGATCACAGTTTCAAGCTTATAAAACCTGATGCTATCCGTAGGATTATCTTGAGTCTGGTCAGTGGAAGGTTAGGGGACAGTTCTATAGACAGCGAGTCTTTCAGAAACATAGAATTCGCAGCCGAAGCCTCTAGGTTGTTTGATGATGGAGAAGATAACCAAAATGACCCTGAAGCTACAAATTGA
- the LOC140919809 gene encoding uncharacterized protein, with product MKLSAKFYGPYQILERIGPVAYRLELPESARVHLVFHVSLLKKALKQGHQQQPLPPILSEEFELQVEPTDILQYREDKDGNLEVLVQWDQLPACDNSWELATQLQHYFPRFPLEDKVILLGGSIDRAKKDRRPPITKVYVRRQPGT from the coding sequence ATGAAACTCTCTGCTAAATTCTATGGTCCTTATCAAATCCTTGAGAGGATTGGTCCAGTTGCATATCGCTTAGAACTTCCAGAATCTGCTAGAGTTCATCTAGTTTTCCATGTATCTTTGCTAAAGAAAGCTTTGAAGCAGGGTCACCAACAACAGCCATTACCACCAATTCTTTCTGAGGAATTTGAATTACAAGTGGAGCCAACTGATATTTTGCAATATAGGGAGGATAAGGATGGGAATTTGGAGGTCTTGGTCCAGTGGGATCAGTTACCAGCATGTGATAATTCGTGGGAACTTGCTACACAATTGCAGCACTATTTTCCTCGGTTTCCCCTTGAGGACAAGGTCATTCTTTTGGGGGGTAGTATTGATAGAGCTAAGAAAGACCGTAGACCACCTATTACTAAAGTGTATGTGAGGCGCCAGCCTGGCACTTAA